TTGCCAACAGAAATAAAAAgtgaacattttttaatatttttatcagaTGCCGCTCCGTATATGGTAAAGGtagaacaaaatttgaaaatattttacccAAATATGGTACACGTCACTTGTCTTCTACCTGGcataaacagaatagcagaagtTCTTAGAGGTGAATTTGAtttagtcaataaattaatttcaaacgttaaaaaagtatttttgaaagcACCTTTACGTGTGCAAATgtataaagaaaaattaccaGGTGTAAACTTGCCTCCAGAGCCCGTAATTACAAGATGGGGAACATGGATTAAAGCAGCAATTTTCTACGCAAATCATTTTGATGCCATAAAAGACGTTGTTTTAGATATTCAAAATGACTCGCAGTGTGTAACTGAAAGTCAAGAacttttaagtaacgtacaaattgctaaagaacttatgttcataaaagttaattttagttttttaccagatctaataaagtcattagaacaaaggaatttacaattaagtgattcgggtaatcttgttaacactttttctgctcattgtcaaaaaattcccggaaatacagggattacaattagaaataaattaaaaaatgttttagaaaaaaatgagggcttcgattgtttgaggaaagttgttagtatttttgaaggcaacttttctgaagatcttacgacttggcaaattagtttactgcctaaattaaaatattgtcttataacatcagtagatgtagaacgaactttttctgtgtccacacacgtttttagtgatagaaggcaaaagttgctagttgaaaattttgaaaaatatttgattataaattcatactataatttagattcttaatttaattataatatcagtttttgtgtgtcatttcatttgtttttatgtgaaaaataaatatgtattaaacataaatgtaggttgaatttttcaaacataaatgtttatatttaatatattgttttatttttgagtatttttaatatgcatttgcatatttagacaaacttagaaaaaatacctgcatatttgtagtaaaagtaatgcatatatttatagggtgaggcagataactggcctattagaaatatctcgagaactaaaggtaacagaatcatgaaaattagaataaaggggttttgaaggatgatctattaaatgaaaatattttcatctctttgcaacttccggttataccggaagttgcttataacttcgttttttaaacgggacaccctgtatatttttacattttggattctcttcgatgtcttctttcttaaaatatgaggtttggtaatattatacagggtactttacaagataattacgtttttttattaatttcgtagcaacattcacaccctgtagaattgtagtagttttacatctaaaactctacttacgttcaaatgattttaaatatactctactattgttaagaatcattagtatagctaaatttttaattttagtatacagggttggtcgaaactcggagtgagtattttctgagttttcttaaatagaacaccctgtatttttgtattgtagtgaaatgatattttatagtacttttttatttcttatgcattccctatacctaactgctttaatttgtgagttattggtgattcaaactaaacattaattgcaagaagaaatacgtaaaattttattaggttggccgtaaaaatactcaatcccaaataatttttcagaaataaatacatattaatccagactggtccttaaaattaccaataatggtttagctatcaaaatacctacgtagttaagattgttggtgcgattaacaattaagcacaaattaaagcagttaggtatagggaatgattaagaaataaaaaagtaccataaaatatcatttcattacaatactaaaatacagggtgttccatttaagaaaactcagtaaatactcattccgagtttcgaccaaccctgtatactaaaattaaaaatttagctatactaatgattcttaacaatagtagagtatattaaaaatcatttgaacgtaagtagagttttagatgtcaaactactacaattctacagggtgttaattttgctacgaaattaatataaaaacgtaattatcttttaaaataccctgtataatattacaacacctgatattttaagaaagaagacatcaaagagaacccaaaaatgtaaaaatatatagggtgtcccattaaaaaaaacgaagttataagcaacttccggtataaccggaagttgcaaggagataaaaatattttcatttaatagatcatccttcaaaacccctttattcaaattttcatgattctgttgcctttagttctcgagatatttctaataggccctttatttgcatcaccctgtatatgcgcatattttggtaatgttgtgttgcatatattccgctctctaataataaatatgttggtTTTTGCcgttttttgtgcaaaaaatttcgttgttttgatttctgagtgataccaaaaagtcaaaaatagttataactaaaaaaactcgacagagttATCTTAATAAACATcgaagctaataaaatctttttgaattttttgtttaccatgattcaCTGATAAGTTCGGATGTctaccgcaaaatccatttttttttcgaggtgtctttaaaaatttgccaccgttggcttatttttcaatatttttccttgaacttttttttgagttttctttgaattatactgaatacgcttatttaattaaaaaaaaaaataattttatcatactttcaaaaaaatcacaaaatttgcttgaaatgttgatttcaacccctacgccctcccttaaggatagctatgacacgattttgattaGCAACCCATGCCAGAAATATTTGtatatgtatgaaatttaataaaaaaaaatgtttcatccggcaagcagatgggtacatttcgacgtcctattcggatcttagactaccTAATAGGTTTCAGAGTCACTATTATTTTAACCACAGTCTGAGACGTAGAATTCAAAAAAGTACCTATATGTATTTTTTTGGGGTATTGCAACTAGTACgtatattagaccagggcgcatctgtaaaaatattagtacatttggacgttgagaggtgactcaaatttttttgcagaaattgcttgataatagctcaaataataatatttgagttatcctccctctcaaaaagatccggaacattgtttaaataatcaaaatgtcaaaaaatgaaggaaaaaaaatttttcttcgttttttgattataaatttaaaagtattcatttccgagaaaagttgtattgacataaaagttgcgtaattaaatttcctgcaatatagaattggttaaaaatttaaaaaatagtcacccttgttgcaaaatagcaataattgcgaaaaaaccttacaaaaacaagtattcgcattttacgtttttcaaccatttatgctacacttaggaccttcacatTTCACCTCGAAAAaccttatgatacagtaaaacaatactgtgaatttcattaagatcggtttaatagattttgcaaaataaattttgaaatccagctttcacaaaaaaattcattttttaaaaatgttacaggactgaaaataaagcagacagcaagttgaatttttttttgcatatagaagtatactgttcctttaatttgcaatttgcaaaattaaaatagattaactACCGCGGTGtcagcaattttttttaaataaacattaattattagtgctacgcgcgggacagcggatagtttgctttAATtgtcattccaatgacctttgataatgattgatacattttaatttttattacatttcgatatgaataaataaatttgtttatttcaaaataaaaacacatactctatcctttgaaataacacttttttttagcaaaaactttctttgttcatatattttaacttagagaataaaagtttattatttttaaacatatgcaattgtttaaacaatatttcacaaacaataataaaattagtttgatttttgtggaattaaaatattaaaatacaacaaaatatagagtaagaaaataatatattagataaagattggaagaaattttggtgaaaatcaactTGTGGGGATCGaataccgctgtcctgcgcgtagcaccaaaaattaatgtttatttaaaaaattccctgacgccgtggtaattaatcgattttaattttgcaaattgcaaatgaaaggtacaatacacttctataagcaaaaaaaattcaacttgctgtctgctttattttcagtcctgcaacattttaaaataatgaattttttttgcgaaagctagattgcaaaatttattttgcaaaatctattaaaccgatcttaatgaaatttacagtgttgttttaataTATCATTTGTAATATAccagtttttctgggtaaaatatgaaggtcctaagtgtagcataaatggttgaaaaacgtaaaatccgaatatttgtttttgtatgtttttttttcacaattattgctattttgcaacaagggtgactattttttaaatttgtaaccaattctatattgtaggaaatttaattgcgcaacttttatgttagtacaacttttctcaaaaatgaaaagttttaaagttataatcaaaaaaccaataaaaaaatcgaatttttccttcatattttgacattttgattatttaaacaatgttccggaccattctgagtgggaggataacttaaatattattatttgagttattttcaagcaatttctgcaaaaaagtcACCAAAAAAGCCacaatttgagtcacctctcaacgtccatctcaaaacaaatgcgccctggactatatgtaAAACAATCAGATTTCCGTTGACATTTATACATATATGCATTATTACTCTAAAACCAGTGTTTTGCTTATACTGGGAAGAAtcagatatttttattttaaatatcagTACACAACAAATTCTTATATAAGCTACACATGCACGCCATTGTTGTTTTCGCTAACCAGCTACCTGTAGCTCGACAGAGTATAAATATCTGGAGCTTAGAATCGAAAAACTGCTTTGGAGGTGCAAAAGTTTTTGTGTAAAAACTTCTCACAAAAACGAAAACAACGTTTTTATTGAACACACGGAAATTACATTAAATGTTTTCCGCATGTAGTAgcaggtatttaaaaaaaactttaggggagtgcatatagattttcaattcggaaaaatcaaacaagataaaactttttgtaatttcattaagaaatgtttaataaacaacatatcaaaaagttctactcgagaagtgggtgcttcattttttattaaacaaatggaCTGCGAAAATagaggtttttttttaaataactccgaaaatataaattaaaaaaaaaactaacttgccattaaaaaattcagaaaattctacaaaaaaaacttatataaaaatttttctaaaattaaatctgtagcttctataattttttatttataacgctaaagtcgcaattctcacaaacattggcgcactgtaaactagcgtactacgaagtgcacggctgagttattttaatgtaattttttaactaatcaatcaaatgaaattttacaacttGAACATATAAGAAGAGTAATTTAGCTATCTTagggttataataaaaagaaacaaaatgtatgggcataagtacggtgtgggctgaaaataagacatgaattttgtttaaaaatgatttaaaagtgtgtaactaatacaatttttcttataaaactctcaattttgcacaacttacctttcaatcgtcttactaaatgatgtttcattcaaaaaaatctcaaaaatttaattcaaatgatacgacgtctcaaaaatgcaatttttcaaAACTTTATAGTTTTACATAATTaacaccattttaagacggtattactaaattttcaacagatctat
This genomic window from Diabrotica virgifera virgifera chromosome 1, PGI_DIABVI_V3a contains:
- the LOC126889302 gene encoding uncharacterized protein LOC126889302, which encodes MVHLIIGALKEDEPGKPYLIAAEQLEKTNNVTVSRFIQQTLSAFFLPTEIKSEHFLIFLSDAAPYMVKVEQNLKIFYPNMVHVTCLLPGINRIAEVLRGEFDLVNKLISNVKKVFLKAPLRVQMYKEKLPGVNLPPEPVITRWGTWIKAAIFYANHFDAIKDVVLDIQNDSQCVTESQELLSNVQIAKELMFIKVNFSFLPDLIKSLEQRNLQLSDSGNLVNTFSAHCQKIPGNTGITIRNKLKNVLEKNEGFDCLRKVVSIFEGNFSEDLTTWQISLLPKLKYCLITSVDVERTFSVSTHVFSDRRQKLLVENFEKYLIINSYYNLDS